The window TTGCTGTGGAAACAACACCTGAAGTAGACACTCAAAAGTATAAGACAAAGAAAGATTACTATCATATGACCATGGTTCTACTAAACTACACCAAAACACATTGTAGGCAATGAGGTATGACAAGAACAAACCTTTAAAAAGCCCTGTTGGTCCACCATTTTCACCCCCAGTATGGTCAATTTGAAATGTACTTTCACTAACGCCCCCCATCACAACATCATCTAAAGCACCCCAAGGGAGTTCTTTAAAACTATCATCTGCAGCAAGCaaccaagtaaaaaaaaatctcaattgaAATACATGTGAGCACCAAAACGTataaaaaatagtgattttCATGTTGGATGCACATATTAACCAATTTCACACAATATATCCTTTCAGTACCAATTTGGATAGACTTGTTGAAAATGACTTTCAATTACTACAAAAACCATAGGTAGCTCGTAAATACCCAAGGTGTAGTTAGGATGGAAAAATGACCATATGTAGCTTCATGAACTTTTCTTCCCATTGTGCTATTGTATGCCATATCTTTTGCCCCACCCTAACTAACCACTTTGTTTCTTTAGTGTTCATTTTCACAATgaatttatttagaaataaagaAATGGTTGAAGTAATTAAACAGATGCAAGCATGCAAagaatttaatcaaaaattaGCATTGACTAAATAATGTACCTTCAAATCCAAATATTAATTTCCCACTTCGAAGTGCAACACTCCCCTTTACAGcattaatcaaatttttcatCCCCAAATACTCAACCTTTTCAGGCGAATCACCTTTGATCTGTTTTTATCAATCAAATGAAGTATCACAGTAACAAATATGTCATTTCAACTGAGAAATTAAATGGTAAAAGCAGATGAAGTTCTGTATTGAACTCTTAGCAATCAACAGATCTGACTCCAGAGACACAAGATAGCAGTTGGTTCAGACCTCTGGTTCAAAGAACTTGATTCCCTGCACAGCAAAATGTTTGAATATTATGGAACTTGGAAGAGAGGAACTCACAAGTGGAATATGTAGCAGGCTATCTTTCAATCATAAAAGTAAATTAACAGGAAGACCATGTGATTGCCACATTGAAATGCTTGAGGTATTACTTGGCTGTATTTTGCTCTTTCAGGAGTGTCTCCTTCCTTTGGGCCAACGATCACAGAAACAGCATTAATGACTTTTCTCACTCCTTTAAAGTACTCAGGTTTTAATGTGCTAACCCTGGTAATATCTCCAATAACCTGATATTCCATGTAAACAAGAATAGTTGGTCTCAAggaaaattgtgaaaaattgCATCACTTGGTTCAGATACTCAAAGCCATATGAGCAAGCATGAACTAGAAACATTCCAAACCATCAATCACAAAAAAAGGGTGAATATGCATATCAGAATAAAGTTTGGAGATTACACTACAATCAACAGAATTAGAGTGGAACTACAAATAAAAATGCAACTACTATTATATCTGGCAAGGGGAAAGCATCGATATAAAgggaatttgaatttatattggTTGCATTCTTACCAAGTCAACATCGGGACCCAACATCCTTCTTgccttttcttcatttcttgcCTGAACAAATTAATCATTTACATAGGCGGCTTTTCCTTAGTAAAATCTTCAAAAGGCAAACAACATAAAAAGATATAAGACCAGCTTACCAGCACTCGTACAGGCAACCCTTTTTTCAGCAAAATACCAACCACTCTTCTGCCTACACCACCAGTAGCTCCAGCTACAAGCACAATTCCTGAATTTTCCATCTTCTTCACTGGTTCTTGGGGCAACGAACTCGATAACTTGTCAATTATGAATTCAACAAACTTTCCAAACAACAAATTCCCATCagttaaaacaaacaaatatcaacATGGCAATTATCGAAATTGAAACTTGAACATTCTCGTGATATGTATACCTTAGCTGGAGATGGGGGCCCGTTGAAAAAATACAATGTTTTCAAGAATCTACCAAGGTCCCAAGATTTAGTTGATATAGTTCCTCTATACGTTCTTGAAGGTAGATTAAATGAGCTGTTTTTGTGAAGTAAAGCGTTTGATAAGTTATTAAGTTGAAGAAAGGGATTAGGCAATGGAGAAGAGGACAGCAACTGAGGATGCAAACAATCTTTCGAAAACTTCCTACCAGCAGCTGATGAAGAACCCTGCATTGTCACTTGATTCATTTACAAtacaataagaaaaaacaatactACCACCTATAATATAAATAGTGCTTGCATGCATGctaaaacttaagtttaaacggaaaagaaatgaaaacaaaaacaaaaattggaaatttgaggacaattttaaatatatgatagaTAAATGGTGAAGTCAGTGTACCTGGAGATAGAAGATGGGAGGAGATGAAGTTGATGAATAGAGTTTGGTAGAAGAACAACAGTGCATTTTTATCAGTggcgaagaagaagaaacaaagccTTGGTTCAGGGTTTAGTTGCTGATATTTGAAATGGAAGAGTAAATGTAGACCACAAACGTGCCTGCTCTCAACAGTTGCTTTAGAATTTGGGAAATGGTGTTATTCTCTCTAGAATAATTGCGCCAAATATCATGCATTGGCCCGACACTGAGTTGGGTTCCTAATGGGCACTTGAGTTGAGCTTTAAATGGGCAAAAACATGCATAGGCTTTAATTGGTTGGGTGTCATCATGGGCCTGCGATTGCACAAAATGAAAAGCAGCAGTCTGGGCCTCGAGGAAAAAGCTGTTCTGCGTTTGCCGGGAGTCGAACCCGGGTCTATTGCTTGGAAGGCAATTATCCTAACCGTTGGACTACAAACGCTGGTTGAGTGTTGGGAACCCACATTTATATTGTattgtctttaatttttcattttttagcaCAATTACTTTCATCAAGTTCAATTTTAAATGTGTGATTTGAATTTTATCCCAAAATAAGGGACAatctgataaaaaaaaaatctaaatctaattatatttaaattttaagtaggatctttcttttttttttttttcctcaaaaggGATAAAGCCCTGGGTATAACCACCATAATGGATAATACTTTTATCAAGTAATTTTTTGAATGTAAcacattaatataattttaaatgacgTATATCGTCAATTTGAatggatttttttgtttttgggttttgaatTTGATGGTTCATAACCTTCCTTTCTTTTGAATAATCTAGGCCAACCATCCCTTACCTCTAGTATAAGATTGATTCtatcaaaaattttcattatgatAATTACAATCAAACCtgcaaatgaaaattaaaagagttCGATTAGCCAGTAAGGGGTCTAATTTCAGCAGGTTTAGCCAGAAATATACACACAAGGCATGAGGAGATGAAATTATTACTTACTGGAAGATATGTAGAAGTCAATAGCACATATAACGTTTCACAAGGACGTGTTCAGAGCAAAATTTATGATGTGTAGTGAGACAAGGAAGCTTTCGGCAAAGGCAAAAAGATAATTTCTGTCGCAAGAGCAGCTGACATGAATGAATAAATGAAGGCCATTTTGTAGACATCACCTCACCGCCCAGCAAACAAATACTGTCTTCTTTATTTCTTATACCAACTTATGCTGACTGTCGACCTTTATTTTAATCGTGGTAGCCATTCCTTCCTTTTCGTTTTGTCAACATGGTCCACCAGTATTGTATTGCTTTCGTTGATTGACCCACTAGACGAAGACTTTGTTAACA of the Mangifera indica cultivar Alphonso unplaced genomic scaffold, CATAS_Mindica_2.1 Un_0116, whole genome shotgun sequence genome contains:
- the LOC123207909 gene encoding protein HIGH CHLOROPHYLL FLUORESCENCE PHENOTYPE 173, chloroplastic-like isoform X1, with the protein product MHCCSSTKLYSSTSSPPIFYLQGSSSAAGRKFSKDCLHPQLLSSSPLPNPFLQLNNLSNALLHKNSSFNLPSRTYRGTISTKSWDLGRFLKTLYFFNGPPSPAKFVEFIIDKLSSSLPQEPVKKMENSGIVLVAGATGGVGRRVVGILLKKGLPVRVLARNEEKARRMLGPDVDLVIGDITRVSTLKPEYFKGVRKVINAVSVIVGPKEGDTPERAKYSQGIKFFEPEIKGDSPEKVEYLGMKNLINAVKGSVALRSGKLIFGFEDDSFKELPWGALDDVVMGGVSESTFQIDHTGGENGGPTGLFKGVVSTANNGGFTSIRTRNFSEPEDLSAYDGLELRIKGDGRRYKLIVRTSPDWDTMGYTVGFDTVEGQWQSVRLPFSSLRPIFRARTVLDAPPFDPSNMVSLQLMFSKFEYDGKLNPTFVEGGFQLPVSSIRAYIKEPITPRFVHVSSAGVTRPERPGLDLSKQPPAVRLNKELDYILTFKLKGEDLIRESGIPYTIVRPCALTEEPAGADLIFDQGDDIMGKISREEIARICIAALDSPFACDKTFEVKSTVPFSEPFTVDPENPPPEKDYNVYFKTLKDGITGKESLEQSPVPV
- the LOC123207909 gene encoding protein HIGH CHLOROPHYLL FLUORESCENCE PHENOTYPE 173, chloroplastic-like isoform X2; the protein is MQGSSSAAGRKFSKDCLHPQLLSSSPLPNPFLQLNNLSNALLHKNSSFNLPSRTYRGTISTKSWDLGRFLKTLYFFNGPPSPAKFVEFIIDKLSSSLPQEPVKKMENSGIVLVAGATGGVGRRVVGILLKKGLPVRVLARNEEKARRMLGPDVDLVIGDITRVSTLKPEYFKGVRKVINAVSVIVGPKEGDTPERAKYSQGIKFFEPEIKGDSPEKVEYLGMKNLINAVKGSVALRSGKLIFGFEDDSFKELPWGALDDVVMGGVSESTFQIDHTGGENGGPTGLFKGVVSTANNGGFTSIRTRNFSEPEDLSAYDGLELRIKGDGRRYKLIVRTSPDWDTMGYTVGFDTVEGQWQSVRLPFSSLRPIFRARTVLDAPPFDPSNMVSLQLMFSKFEYDGKLNPTFVEGGFQLPVSSIRAYIKEPITPRFVHVSSAGVTRPERPGLDLSKQPPAVRLNKELDYILTFKLKGEDLIRESGIPYTIVRPCALTEEPAGADLIFDQGDDIMGKISREEIARICIAALDSPFACDKTFEVKSTVPFSEPFTVDPENPPPEKDYNVYFKTLKDGITGKESLEQSPVPV